A single region of the bacterium genome encodes:
- a CDS encoding HNH endonuclease: MNLLEEKVLVLNKLWQAINVCSAKRAICFLYTGHAKVVESQNNNYELYDFQKWLEHSQNNFLFGNAANKKIPNNGFIHSVSCSLKKPNIIILGFYLGYPNLRIKLSRENIYKRDKYTCQYCDRKLDQKKLNIDHILPRHRGGKTNWTNVVTCCFGCNLKKGGKFLSETDMKLLQKPRAPLRYPLQNLHIEKQGHKSWTHFVDFNKWEIEIGENREQLTPARFVASGEYG, encoded by the coding sequence ATGAATCTTTTAGAAGAAAAAGTATTGGTTTTAAATAAACTTTGGCAGGCAATTAATGTATGCAGCGCAAAACGAGCTATATGCTTTCTTTATACAGGACATGCCAAAGTCGTGGAATCTCAAAACAACAATTACGAATTGTACGATTTTCAAAAATGGTTGGAACATTCCCAAAATAATTTTTTATTCGGCAATGCAGCCAACAAGAAGATTCCAAATAACGGTTTTATCCATTCTGTTTCTTGTTCACTCAAAAAACCCAATATAATAATTTTAGGTTTTTATTTGGGTTATCCAAACTTGAGAATTAAGTTGTCCAGAGAAAATATTTATAAAAGAGATAAATATACCTGTCAATATTGCGATAGAAAATTAGACCAGAAAAAGCTAAATATTGACCACATCCTCCCCAGACATAGAGGAGGAAAAACCAACTGGACAAATGTTGTCACTTGTTGTTTTGGGTGTAATTTAAAAAAAGGCGGAAAATTTTTATCTGAAACAGACATGAAACTTTTACAAAAACCCCGCGCACCATTACGTTATCCTTTGCAAAATTTACATATAGAAAAACAAGGACATAAAAGCTGGACTCATTTCGTAGATTTTAATAAGTGGGAAATAGAGATAGGAGAAAACAGGGAACAGTTAACACCTGCCCGCTTCGTAGCAAGCGGGGAATACGGATGA